A genome region from Pseudomonas sp. N3-W includes the following:
- a CDS encoding M12 family metallopeptidase yields MQSGPSQTSHTHHEFKFNFIQQHFKLTFKPNNHCASNKVQSNASKYSQPATKAHCLKTWKLLMTPTRPCIIEHPADILASYDAAITENPANAPLTPSNRKKRSVGTHTKYWKPGRTLKIAIPDFGDELVQAVKDGINTWQPHVNLHFHFIELPDNDELYEGDIRINLSPLSDGTGSSHIGTDALNARPHHTTMTLGTDHTSSYFKYTVIHEFGHALGLMHEHQHPDANIPWNKEKTYTLYKLKFGWSKALVDANLFPADRQSQQSYTPYDRHSVMHYPVSSDYTLGGWEQTLNTRLSAADIAFAQKIYPK; encoded by the coding sequence ATGCAGTCTGGCCCCTCACAAACATCACATACACATCACGAATTCAAATTCAACTTTATTCAGCAGCATTTCAAACTAACATTTAAACCGAACAACCACTGCGCATCAAACAAGGTGCAGAGCAACGCATCTAAATATTCGCAACCGGCCACCAAGGCCCACTGTCTCAAAACATGGAAGTTACTGATGACCCCCACAAGACCTTGTATTATCGAACACCCCGCGGACATTCTCGCCTCTTATGACGCCGCCATCACCGAAAACCCGGCCAACGCGCCACTCACCCCATCCAACCGCAAGAAAAGGTCCGTCGGCACACATACGAAATACTGGAAGCCAGGTAGAACACTAAAAATTGCCATACCCGATTTTGGTGATGAGCTGGTCCAGGCCGTCAAGGATGGCATCAACACATGGCAACCCCATGTCAATCTTCACTTCCACTTTATCGAGCTTCCTGACAACGATGAATTATATGAGGGCGATATCAGAATCAACTTGTCGCCGCTTAGCGATGGCACCGGAAGTTCACACATCGGAACGGACGCCTTGAATGCTCGCCCTCATCACACCACCATGACCCTGGGCACCGATCACACCTCTTCTTATTTTAAATACACTGTGATTCATGAGTTCGGGCACGCTTTGGGCTTAATGCACGAACATCAACACCCCGATGCGAATATTCCTTGGAACAAGGAAAAAACATACACGCTTTACAAACTTAAATTTGGATGGTCAAAGGCCCTGGTTGACGCCAACCTTTTTCCTGCAGATCGCCAAAGCCAGCAAAGTTACACCCCGTATGATCGACACTCGGTAATGCACTATCCAGTATCAAGCGATTACACCCTTGGTGGCTGGGAGCAGACCCTAAACACCAGACTCAGCGCAGCGGATATAGCATTCGCTCAAAAGATTTATCCAAAATAA